Proteins encoded in a region of the Oryctolagus cuniculus chromosome 10, mOryCun1.1, whole genome shotgun sequence genome:
- the DSEL gene encoding dermatan-sulfate epimerase-like protein isoform X1, which yields MALMFIGHFLFLALVMFGFSTLEESVSNYSEWAVFTDDINQFKTQKVQDFKANQKLKKSMLHPSLYFDAGEIQSMRQKSHTSHLHLFRAIRSAVTVMLSNPTYYLPPPKHADFAAKWNEIYGNNLPPLALYCLLSPEDKVAFEFVLEYMDRMVGYKDWLVENAPGDEVPIGHSLTGFATAFDFLYNLLDNHRRQIYLEKIWIITEEMYEYSKVRSWGKQLLHNHQATNMIALLTGALVTGVEKGSKANIWKQVVVDVMEKTMFLLNHVVDGSLDEGVAYGSYTAKSVTQYVFLAQRHFNINNLDNNWLKMHFWFYYATLLPGFQRTVGIADSNYNWFYGPESQLVFLDKFILKNGAGNWLAQQIRKHRPKDGPMVPSTAQRWSTLHTEYIWYDPQLTPQPPAEYGTAKMHTFPNWGVVTYGAGLPNTQTNTFVSFKSGKLGGRAVYDIVHFQPYSWIDGWRSFNPGHEHPDQNSFTFAPNGQVFVSEALYGPKLSHLNNVLVFAPSPSSQCNKPWEGQLGECAQWLKWTGEEVGDAAGEIITASQHGEMIFVSGEAVSAYSSAMRLKSVYRALLLLNSQTLLVVDHIERQEDSPINSVSAFFHNLDIDFKYIPYKFRNSYNGAMMDVWDAHYKMFWFDHHGNSPTASIQEAEQAAEFKKRWTQFVNVTFQMESTITRIAYIFYGPYVNVSGCRFIDNSNSGLQISLSVNNSEHVVSIVTDYHNLKTRFNYLGFGGFANVADESQITRFGLGTQAIVKPVRHDRVIFPFGFKFNIAVGFILCISLVILTFQWRFYLSFRKLMRWILILVIALWFIELLDVWSTCTQPICAKWTRAEAEASKKALSPEGYHVDLPDVVITSLPGSGAEILKQLFFNSSDFLYIRVPTAYIDIPETEFEIDSFVDACEWKVSDIRSGHFRLLRGWLQSLVRDTKLHLQNIHLHEPSKGKLAQYFTANKEKKRKLKRKESLLEQRSRMKGAFDRDAEYIRALRRHLVYYPSARPVLSLNSGSWTLKLHFFQEVLGTSMRALYVVRDPRAWIYSMLYSSKPSFYSLKNVPEHLAKLFKVDGGKGKCSLNSGYAFEYEPLKKELSKSKSNAVSLLSHLWLANTAAALRINTDLLPTSYQLVKFEDIVHFPQKTTERIFAFLGIPLSPASLNQILFATSTNLFYLPYEGEISPTNTNVWKQNLPRDEIKLIENICWTLMDRLGYPKFMD from the coding sequence ATGGCGTTAATGTTTATAGGACATTTCCTATTTTTAGCATTAGTGATGTTTGGTTTCTCTACTCTTGAGGAATCTGTGAGCAATTACTCTGAATGGGCAGTTTTCACAGATGATATAAATCAGTTTAAGACACAGAAAGTACAAGATTTCAAGGCCAACCAAAAGCTGAAGAAAAGTATGCTCCATCCAAGTTTATATTTTGATGCTGGAGAAATCCAATCAATGAGACAAAAGTCTCACACAAGCCATTTGCATCTTTTCAGAGCTATCAGAAGTGCAGTGACGGTTATGCTATCCAACCCGACATACTACCTACCTCCACCAAAGCATGCTGATTTTGCTGCCAAGTGGAATGAAATTTATGGTAATAATCTGCCTCCTTTAGCATTGTACTGTTTGTTAAGCCCAGAAGACAAAGTTGCCTTTGAATTTGTCTTGGAATATATGGACAGGATGGTTGGCTACAAAGACTGGCTAGTTGAGAATGCGCCAGGGGATGAGGTTCCAATTGGGCATTCCTTAACAGGTTTTGCCACTGCCTTTGACTTTTTGTATAACTTACTAGATAATCATCGAAGACAAATATATCTGGAAAAAATATGGATTATTACTGAGGAAATGTATGAGTATTCCAAGGTCCGCTCGTGGGGCAAGCAGCTTCTCCATAACCATCAAGCTACAAATATGATAGCATTACTCACAGGGGCCTTGGTCACGGGGGTAGAAAAAGGTTCTAAAGCAAATATATGGAAACAAGTTGTAGTGGACGTGATGGAAAAGACGATGTTTCTATTGAATCATGTTGTTGATGGTTCTTTGGATGAAGGTGTGGCATATGGGAGCTACACAGCTAAATCAGTCACACAGTATGTTTTTCTGGCTCAGCGCCATTTTAATATCAATAACTTAGATAATAACTGGTTAAAAATGCACTTTTGGTTTTATTATGCCACTCTTTTACCAGGTTTCCAAAGAACTGTAGGTATAGCAGATTCCAATTATAATTGGTTTTATGGTCCAGAGAGCCAGCTTGTTTTCTTGGATAAGTTCATCTTAAAGAATGGAGCTGGAAATTGGTTAGCTCAGCAAATTAGGAAGCACCGACCTAAAGATGGACCAATGGTTCCTTCCACTGCCCAAAGATGGAGTACTCTTCATACTGAATACATCTGGTATGATCCCCAGCTCACCCCACAGCCTCCTGCTGAATATGGTACTGCAAAAATGCATACATTCCCTAATTGGGGTGTTGTCACCTATGGAGCTGGGTTGCCAAACACCCAGACCAATACCTTTGTGTCTTTTAAATCTGGGAAGCTGGGGGGACGAGCTGTGTATGACATAGTTCACTTTCAGCCTTATTCCTGGATTGATGGGTGGAGAAGCTTTAACCCAGGACATGAGCATCCAGATCAGAACTCATTTACTTTTGCTCCCAATGGGCAGGTATTTGTTTCTGAGGCTCTCTATGGCCCCAAATTGAGCCACCTTAACAATGTATTGGTATTTGCACCATCACCTTCAAGCCAGTGTAACAAGCCCTGGGAAGGCCAACTGGGAGAGTGTGCACAGTGGCTCAAGTGGACTGGTGAGGAGGTTGGTGATGCAGCTGGGGAAATCATCACTGCCTCTCAGCATGGAGAAATGATATTTGTGAGTGGGGAAGCAGTGTCTGCTTATTCTTCAGCAATGAGACTGAAAAGTGTTTATCGTGCTTTACTTCTCCTAAATTCTCAAACTCTGCTAGTTGTTGATCACATTGAGAGGCAAGAAGATTCCCCAATAAATTCTGTCAGTGCCTTCTTTCATAATTTGGATATTGATTTTAAATACATCCCATATAAATTTAGGAATAGTTACAATGGTGCCATGATGGATGTGTGGGATGCACACTACAAAATGTTTTGGTTCGATCATCATGGCAATAGCCCCACAGCCAGTATACAGGAAGCAGAACAAGCTGCTGAATTTAAGAAACGGTGGACTCAATTTGTAAATGTTACATTTCAAATGGAATCCACAATCACAAGAATCGCTTATATCTTTTATGGGCCTTATGTCAATGTTTCAGGTTGCAGATTCATTGATAACTCCAATTCTGGACTTCAGATTTCCCTCAGTGTCAATAATAGTGAACATGTTGTTTCCATTGTGACTGACTACCATAACCTGAAGACCAGATTCAATTACCTGGGATTTGGTGGTTTTGCCAATGTGGCTGATGAAAGCCAAATAACCCGATTTGGTTTGGGCACTCAAGCAATAGTGAAACCTGTGAGACATGATCGAGTTATTTTCCCTTTTGGATTTAAATTCAATATAGCAGTtggatttattttgtgtattagtTTGGTGATTTTAACTTTTCAATGGCGGTTTTACCTTTCTTTTAGAAAGCTAATGCGATGGATATTAATACTTGTTATTGCCTTGTGGTTTATTGAGCTTCTTGATGTGTGGAGCACTTGCACTCAACCAATCTGTGCAAAATGGACAAGGGCAGAGGCTGAGGCAAGCAAGAAGGCTTTATCTCCTGAAGGGTACCACGTGGATCTTCCTGATGTTGTCATTACCTCACTTCCTGGTTCAGGAGCTGAAATTCTCAAACAACTTTTTTTCAACAGTAGTGATTTTCTCTACATCAGGGTTCCTACAGCCTACATTGATATCCCTGAAACTGAATTTGAAATTGACTCATTTGTAGATGCCTGTGAATGGAAAGTGTCAGATATCCGCAGTGGGCATTTTCGATTACTGCGAGGTTGGTTGCAGTCTTTGGTCCGGGACACAAAACTACATTTGCAAAATATTCATCTCCATGAACCCAGTAAGGGTAAACTGGCACAATATTTTACAgcgaataaagaaaagaaaagaaaattgaaaaggaaagagTCTTTGCTAGAACAAAGAAGTAGAATGAAAGGCGCCTTTGACAGAGATGCTGAATATATTAGGGCTTTGAGGAGACACCTGGTATATTACCCAAGTGCACGTCCTGTGCTCAGTTTAAACAGTGGGAGCTGGACTTTAAAGCTTCATTTTTTTCAGGAAGTTTTAGGTACTTCGATGAGGGCATTGTATGTGGTAAGAGACCCTCGGGCATGGATTTATTCAATGTTGTACAGTAGTAAACCAAGTTTTTACTCTTTGAAGAATGTACCAGAGCACTTAGCAAAATTGTTTAAAGTAGACGGAGGTAAAGGCAAATGTAGCTTAAACTCAGGCTATGCTTTCGAATATGAACCTTTGAAGAAAGAATTATCAAAATCCAAGTCAAATGCAGTTTCCCTATTGTCTCATTTGTGGCTTGCAAACACAGCGGCAGCCTTGAGAATAAATACAGATTTGCTGCCTACCAGCTACCAGCTAGTCAAGTTTGAAGATATTGTGCATTTTCCTCAGAAAACCACTGAAAGGATTTTTGCCTTTCTTGGAATTCCTTTGTCTCCTGCTAGTTTAAACCAAATATTGTTTGCCACCTCCACGAACCTTTTTTACCTCCCCTATGAAGGAGAAATATCACCAACTAATACTAATGTTTGGAAACAGAATTTGCCGAGAGAtgaaattaaattaattgaaaacatCTGCTGGACACTGATGGATCGTCTAGGATATCCAAAGTTTATGGACTAA
- the DSEL gene encoding dermatan-sulfate epimerase-like protein isoform X2, producing MLSNPTYYLPPPKHADFAAKWNEIYGNNLPPLALYCLLSPEDKVAFEFVLEYMDRMVGYKDWLVENAPGDEVPIGHSLTGFATAFDFLYNLLDNHRRQIYLEKIWIITEEMYEYSKVRSWGKQLLHNHQATNMIALLTGALVTGVEKGSKANIWKQVVVDVMEKTMFLLNHVVDGSLDEGVAYGSYTAKSVTQYVFLAQRHFNINNLDNNWLKMHFWFYYATLLPGFQRTVGIADSNYNWFYGPESQLVFLDKFILKNGAGNWLAQQIRKHRPKDGPMVPSTAQRWSTLHTEYIWYDPQLTPQPPAEYGTAKMHTFPNWGVVTYGAGLPNTQTNTFVSFKSGKLGGRAVYDIVHFQPYSWIDGWRSFNPGHEHPDQNSFTFAPNGQVFVSEALYGPKLSHLNNVLVFAPSPSSQCNKPWEGQLGECAQWLKWTGEEVGDAAGEIITASQHGEMIFVSGEAVSAYSSAMRLKSVYRALLLLNSQTLLVVDHIERQEDSPINSVSAFFHNLDIDFKYIPYKFRNSYNGAMMDVWDAHYKMFWFDHHGNSPTASIQEAEQAAEFKKRWTQFVNVTFQMESTITRIAYIFYGPYVNVSGCRFIDNSNSGLQISLSVNNSEHVVSIVTDYHNLKTRFNYLGFGGFANVADESQITRFGLGTQAIVKPVRHDRVIFPFGFKFNIAVGFILCISLVILTFQWRFYLSFRKLMRWILILVIALWFIELLDVWSTCTQPICAKWTRAEAEASKKALSPEGYHVDLPDVVITSLPGSGAEILKQLFFNSSDFLYIRVPTAYIDIPETEFEIDSFVDACEWKVSDIRSGHFRLLRGWLQSLVRDTKLHLQNIHLHEPSKGKLAQYFTANKEKKRKLKRKESLLEQRSRMKGAFDRDAEYIRALRRHLVYYPSARPVLSLNSGSWTLKLHFFQEVLGTSMRALYVVRDPRAWIYSMLYSSKPSFYSLKNVPEHLAKLFKVDGGKGKCSLNSGYAFEYEPLKKELSKSKSNAVSLLSHLWLANTAAALRINTDLLPTSYQLVKFEDIVHFPQKTTERIFAFLGIPLSPASLNQILFATSTNLFYLPYEGEISPTNTNVWKQNLPRDEIKLIENICWTLMDRLGYPKFMD from the coding sequence ATGCTATCCAACCCGACATACTACCTACCTCCACCAAAGCATGCTGATTTTGCTGCCAAGTGGAATGAAATTTATGGTAATAATCTGCCTCCTTTAGCATTGTACTGTTTGTTAAGCCCAGAAGACAAAGTTGCCTTTGAATTTGTCTTGGAATATATGGACAGGATGGTTGGCTACAAAGACTGGCTAGTTGAGAATGCGCCAGGGGATGAGGTTCCAATTGGGCATTCCTTAACAGGTTTTGCCACTGCCTTTGACTTTTTGTATAACTTACTAGATAATCATCGAAGACAAATATATCTGGAAAAAATATGGATTATTACTGAGGAAATGTATGAGTATTCCAAGGTCCGCTCGTGGGGCAAGCAGCTTCTCCATAACCATCAAGCTACAAATATGATAGCATTACTCACAGGGGCCTTGGTCACGGGGGTAGAAAAAGGTTCTAAAGCAAATATATGGAAACAAGTTGTAGTGGACGTGATGGAAAAGACGATGTTTCTATTGAATCATGTTGTTGATGGTTCTTTGGATGAAGGTGTGGCATATGGGAGCTACACAGCTAAATCAGTCACACAGTATGTTTTTCTGGCTCAGCGCCATTTTAATATCAATAACTTAGATAATAACTGGTTAAAAATGCACTTTTGGTTTTATTATGCCACTCTTTTACCAGGTTTCCAAAGAACTGTAGGTATAGCAGATTCCAATTATAATTGGTTTTATGGTCCAGAGAGCCAGCTTGTTTTCTTGGATAAGTTCATCTTAAAGAATGGAGCTGGAAATTGGTTAGCTCAGCAAATTAGGAAGCACCGACCTAAAGATGGACCAATGGTTCCTTCCACTGCCCAAAGATGGAGTACTCTTCATACTGAATACATCTGGTATGATCCCCAGCTCACCCCACAGCCTCCTGCTGAATATGGTACTGCAAAAATGCATACATTCCCTAATTGGGGTGTTGTCACCTATGGAGCTGGGTTGCCAAACACCCAGACCAATACCTTTGTGTCTTTTAAATCTGGGAAGCTGGGGGGACGAGCTGTGTATGACATAGTTCACTTTCAGCCTTATTCCTGGATTGATGGGTGGAGAAGCTTTAACCCAGGACATGAGCATCCAGATCAGAACTCATTTACTTTTGCTCCCAATGGGCAGGTATTTGTTTCTGAGGCTCTCTATGGCCCCAAATTGAGCCACCTTAACAATGTATTGGTATTTGCACCATCACCTTCAAGCCAGTGTAACAAGCCCTGGGAAGGCCAACTGGGAGAGTGTGCACAGTGGCTCAAGTGGACTGGTGAGGAGGTTGGTGATGCAGCTGGGGAAATCATCACTGCCTCTCAGCATGGAGAAATGATATTTGTGAGTGGGGAAGCAGTGTCTGCTTATTCTTCAGCAATGAGACTGAAAAGTGTTTATCGTGCTTTACTTCTCCTAAATTCTCAAACTCTGCTAGTTGTTGATCACATTGAGAGGCAAGAAGATTCCCCAATAAATTCTGTCAGTGCCTTCTTTCATAATTTGGATATTGATTTTAAATACATCCCATATAAATTTAGGAATAGTTACAATGGTGCCATGATGGATGTGTGGGATGCACACTACAAAATGTTTTGGTTCGATCATCATGGCAATAGCCCCACAGCCAGTATACAGGAAGCAGAACAAGCTGCTGAATTTAAGAAACGGTGGACTCAATTTGTAAATGTTACATTTCAAATGGAATCCACAATCACAAGAATCGCTTATATCTTTTATGGGCCTTATGTCAATGTTTCAGGTTGCAGATTCATTGATAACTCCAATTCTGGACTTCAGATTTCCCTCAGTGTCAATAATAGTGAACATGTTGTTTCCATTGTGACTGACTACCATAACCTGAAGACCAGATTCAATTACCTGGGATTTGGTGGTTTTGCCAATGTGGCTGATGAAAGCCAAATAACCCGATTTGGTTTGGGCACTCAAGCAATAGTGAAACCTGTGAGACATGATCGAGTTATTTTCCCTTTTGGATTTAAATTCAATATAGCAGTtggatttattttgtgtattagtTTGGTGATTTTAACTTTTCAATGGCGGTTTTACCTTTCTTTTAGAAAGCTAATGCGATGGATATTAATACTTGTTATTGCCTTGTGGTTTATTGAGCTTCTTGATGTGTGGAGCACTTGCACTCAACCAATCTGTGCAAAATGGACAAGGGCAGAGGCTGAGGCAAGCAAGAAGGCTTTATCTCCTGAAGGGTACCACGTGGATCTTCCTGATGTTGTCATTACCTCACTTCCTGGTTCAGGAGCTGAAATTCTCAAACAACTTTTTTTCAACAGTAGTGATTTTCTCTACATCAGGGTTCCTACAGCCTACATTGATATCCCTGAAACTGAATTTGAAATTGACTCATTTGTAGATGCCTGTGAATGGAAAGTGTCAGATATCCGCAGTGGGCATTTTCGATTACTGCGAGGTTGGTTGCAGTCTTTGGTCCGGGACACAAAACTACATTTGCAAAATATTCATCTCCATGAACCCAGTAAGGGTAAACTGGCACAATATTTTACAgcgaataaagaaaagaaaagaaaattgaaaaggaaagagTCTTTGCTAGAACAAAGAAGTAGAATGAAAGGCGCCTTTGACAGAGATGCTGAATATATTAGGGCTTTGAGGAGACACCTGGTATATTACCCAAGTGCACGTCCTGTGCTCAGTTTAAACAGTGGGAGCTGGACTTTAAAGCTTCATTTTTTTCAGGAAGTTTTAGGTACTTCGATGAGGGCATTGTATGTGGTAAGAGACCCTCGGGCATGGATTTATTCAATGTTGTACAGTAGTAAACCAAGTTTTTACTCTTTGAAGAATGTACCAGAGCACTTAGCAAAATTGTTTAAAGTAGACGGAGGTAAAGGCAAATGTAGCTTAAACTCAGGCTATGCTTTCGAATATGAACCTTTGAAGAAAGAATTATCAAAATCCAAGTCAAATGCAGTTTCCCTATTGTCTCATTTGTGGCTTGCAAACACAGCGGCAGCCTTGAGAATAAATACAGATTTGCTGCCTACCAGCTACCAGCTAGTCAAGTTTGAAGATATTGTGCATTTTCCTCAGAAAACCACTGAAAGGATTTTTGCCTTTCTTGGAATTCCTTTGTCTCCTGCTAGTTTAAACCAAATATTGTTTGCCACCTCCACGAACCTTTTTTACCTCCCCTATGAAGGAGAAATATCACCAACTAATACTAATGTTTGGAAACAGAATTTGCCGAGAGAtgaaattaaattaattgaaaacatCTGCTGGACACTGATGGATCGTCTAGGATATCCAAAGTTTATGGACTAA